From Actinopolyspora lacussalsi, a single genomic window includes:
- a CDS encoding hypothetical protein (product_source=Hypo-rule applied) produces the protein MVDQIARVLARHSAFSSELADTAARGMLSTEEVSAASARAHEVTEREIQRVLATARAHETDAPVPPQPRGRPAVETYEETYESEPSLPAQSAAAILGVHP, from the coding sequence ATGGTGGATCAGATCGCCAGAGTGTTGGCTCGTCACTCCGCGTTCAGTTCCGAGCTCGCCGATACGGCTGCCAGGGGAATGCTGTCTACCGAGGAAGTCAGCGCCGCGAGTGCGCGTGCACACGAAGTGACCGAGCGTGAGATCCAACGTGTGCTCGCCACCGCGCGGGCGCACGAGACGGACGCTCCGGTGCCGCCGCAGCCGCGTGGCAGGCCGGCAGTGGAAACCTACGAGGAGACCTACGAATCGGAGCCGTCGTTGCCCGCGCAGAGCGCGGCGGCGATATTGGGAGTGCATCCCTGA
- a CDS encoding hypothetical protein (product_source=Hypo-rule applied; cath_funfam=1.20.58.300; smart=SM00880; superfamily=47240): MNEQGWETSGNDIATLLTRYGELAATLEETEDPRLAAILRQRLAELDDTIDALSSRLHQPEH; encoded by the coding sequence TTGAACGAGCAGGGGTGGGAGACATCGGGCAACGACATCGCCACGCTGCTGACCCGTTACGGCGAGCTCGCCGCGACGCTGGAGGAAACCGAGGATCCGCGACTCGCCGCGATCCTCCGGCAACGGTTGGCGGAACTGGACGACACGATCGACGCGCTCTCGTCCCGGCTCCACCAGCCCGAGCACTGA